One genomic window of Stieleria sp. JC731 includes the following:
- the gap gene encoding type I glyceraldehyde-3-phosphate dehydrogenase, with protein sequence MAIRVAINGFGRIGRLTFRNLMERSDEFEVVAINDLTDNKTLATLLKYDSVHGRYDGDVEYDDTSLTVNGKKILALAERDPRKLPWGENNIDIVIESTGFFTGRAEGDKPGYDSHLEAGCKRVILSAPAKDGADLTCVLGVNDDQLTAEQLCVSNASCTTNCLAPVAKVLHEQFGIESGLMTTVHAYTNDQNVQDQPHKDLYRARAAALNIIPTSTGAAKAVGLVIPALQGKLTGIAMRVPVPTGSVVDLTVNLTKDATAESINAAIKAAAEGPLKGILKFTTDPIVSSDIVHDSHSSIFAADFTQVLGTKMVKIVSWYDNEWGYSCRTADLVARIGKFL encoded by the coding sequence GTGGCTATTCGAGTTGCAATCAACGGCTTTGGTCGAATCGGTCGACTGACCTTCCGTAACCTGATGGAACGCAGCGACGAGTTCGAAGTTGTTGCCATCAACGACTTGACCGACAACAAGACCCTCGCGACCCTGCTGAAGTACGACAGCGTTCACGGTCGTTATGACGGCGATGTCGAGTACGACGACACCTCGCTGACCGTCAACGGCAAGAAAATCCTTGCTCTGGCTGAACGCGACCCACGCAAATTGCCTTGGGGCGAAAACAACATCGACATCGTGATCGAGTCGACCGGTTTCTTCACCGGCCGCGCCGAAGGCGACAAGCCAGGTTACGACAGCCACCTCGAAGCTGGCTGCAAGCGAGTTATCTTGAGCGCTCCAGCAAAAGACGGCGCTGACCTGACCTGCGTTTTGGGCGTCAACGACGACCAACTGACCGCAGAACAACTGTGCGTCAGCAACGCTTCGTGCACCACCAACTGCCTGGCTCCTGTTGCGAAAGTCCTGCACGAACAATTCGGTATCGAATCCGGATTGATGACCACCGTGCACGCTTACACCAACGACCAAAACGTTCAGGACCAACCTCACAAGGACCTGTACCGTGCTCGCGCTGCCGCGTTGAACATCATCCCAACCTCGACCGGTGCTGCTAAAGCTGTTGGTTTGGTGATCCCAGCTCTGCAAGGCAAGCTGACCGGTATCGCGATGCGAGTTCCAGTTCCAACCGGAAGCGTCGTCGACCTGACCGTCAACCTGACCAAGGACGCCACCGCCGAGTCGATCAACGCGGCAATCAAAGCTGCGGCTGAAGGACCACTCAAAGGCATCCTGAAGTTCACGACCGACCCGATCGTTAGCAGCGACATCGTTCACGATTCGCACAGCAGCATTTTCGCCGCTGACTTCACCCAAGTCCTGGGAACGAAGATGGTGAAGATCGTCAGCTGGTACGACAATGAATGGGGTTACAGCTGCCGTACCGCTGACCTCGTCGCTCGCATCGGCAAGTTCCTGTAA
- a CDS encoding DUF3127 domain-containing protein, producing the protein MSDPSVTGVVHLIEETKTYGAKGFRKRLVVLEQDKGSFTNFVPVEFTRDSCDAVDEMNEGDEVEITYRLNGRRWQRDANSEVKFFVNVEATSFRITGNGAGGGEPMVERVTDANSAFDEASEEDAPF; encoded by the coding sequence ATGAGCGATCCGTCTGTCACGGGCGTCGTCCATCTAATTGAAGAAACGAAAACCTACGGAGCCAAAGGGTTTCGGAAGCGACTGGTCGTCTTGGAGCAGGACAAAGGCAGCTTCACAAATTTTGTTCCTGTCGAGTTCACCCGTGACTCCTGTGATGCCGTCGATGAGATGAACGAAGGTGATGAAGTCGAAATCACCTACCGTCTCAATGGTCGTCGCTGGCAACGTGACGCAAACAGTGAAGTCAAGTTCTTCGTAAACGTCGAAGCGACTTCATTCCGGATTACCGGCAACGGTGCTGGTGGTGGCGAGCCAATGGTCGAGCGAGTGACCGACGCGAACAGTGCGTTCGATGAAGCTAGCGAAGAAGACGCGCCGTTTTAG
- a CDS encoding class I SAM-dependent methyltransferase, producing MTQDSMPPEWRRPDGVAPGTWRYIHQRSIARHYDQFVADTPLCELDVAYLKEHLLRKTSDLQPETICQSRPPLVLDLGCGTGRVAFPTNELGLDVLAIDLSQPMLEELAGRNSAERAAREAESEPSVQSQDEGDPHESGRRSRFVGKLSQSDGKLSQSTGNMIPVSEASSVSEAVVPLRASLVDLDCLRDGIADHAFCMFSTLGMIAGHTNRLKCLRHVHRALRPGGTFVFHVHRRWAALREPGGAKQLLQSWLRSRGKSTGEFGDWTYAYRGLPDMFMHRFDCREIRRLVKDSGLKLDRIDRIKLDGTGLTSSRLNTGGYFVVCSKR from the coding sequence ATGACCCAAGATTCAATGCCACCGGAGTGGCGACGGCCCGACGGAGTGGCCCCGGGAACGTGGCGATATATCCATCAGCGGTCGATCGCACGCCACTACGATCAGTTTGTGGCTGACACGCCGCTATGTGAACTTGATGTTGCGTATCTCAAAGAGCACCTGCTCCGCAAAACCTCGGATTTGCAGCCAGAAACTATTTGCCAATCACGGCCCCCGTTGGTGCTTGATCTGGGGTGTGGGACCGGAAGGGTAGCGTTCCCCACAAACGAACTGGGCCTCGATGTCCTGGCGATCGATCTCAGTCAGCCGATGCTCGAAGAGTTGGCAGGCAGAAATTCGGCTGAAAGGGCTGCTCGAGAGGCCGAGTCTGAACCGAGCGTGCAAAGCCAAGACGAAGGCGACCCGCACGAGTCTGGTCGTAGGTCACGGTTTGTTGGCAAGTTATCACAGTCCGACGGTAAGTTATCACAGTCCACTGGCAACATGATTCCCGTATCTGAAGCGAGCTCCGTCAGCGAAGCGGTGGTTCCTTTGCGAGCCAGTCTTGTCGACTTGGATTGCCTTCGCGACGGGATCGCTGACCACGCGTTTTGCATGTTCAGCACACTCGGGATGATCGCAGGCCACACCAATCGGCTGAAGTGTCTTCGGCATGTTCATCGCGCACTGCGTCCAGGTGGCACGTTTGTATTTCATGTTCATCGCCGTTGGGCCGCACTGCGTGAGCCCGGCGGTGCAAAGCAATTGCTGCAAAGCTGGCTTCGTAGCCGCGGAAAATCAACCGGTGAATTCGGCGATTGGACCTACGCGTATCGCGGCTTACCTGACATGTTCATGCACCGCTTCGATTGCCGAGAGATCAGGCGATTGGTGAAGGATAGCGGACTGAAGCTCGATCGTATTGACCGGATCAAGCTCGATGGCACCGGGTTAACTTCTTCGCGGCTGAATACCGGAGGTTATTTCGTGGTCTGTTCAAAGCGTTAG
- a CDS encoding DUF1080 domain-containing protein: protein MLRHLFLCSLALTISPCVAPQASFADEPFVTAPAEQDGMVTLFDGETLEGWDGDPQLWEVRDGLIHGETTKDKVAKGNTFLIWKDELADFELRLSFRCNATNNSGIQYRSQRVETKESSPNQWVLRGYQHEIRNEDDFPNVPSFIYDEKGSRGRICLVGEKAVWNKDGKEVVGEPLITKEEFKELMKVDEWNDVVIIAKGNHIQHYLNGRLVLDFTDNHPEKSFAKGHLGLQLHAGKPMWTEFKNIRLRTL, encoded by the coding sequence ATGCTTCGCCATCTGTTTCTGTGTTCACTCGCCCTGACAATCAGCCCTTGTGTCGCCCCGCAGGCCAGCTTTGCTGATGAACCGTTCGTCACCGCTCCAGCCGAGCAAGACGGCATGGTCACTCTTTTTGACGGCGAGACCCTCGAAGGATGGGACGGCGACCCACAACTTTGGGAAGTCCGCGATGGCCTCATTCATGGCGAAACCACCAAAGACAAAGTCGCCAAAGGAAACACGTTCCTGATTTGGAAAGACGAGCTGGCCGATTTCGAATTGCGACTTTCGTTCCGCTGCAACGCAACGAATAACTCGGGCATCCAATACCGTTCGCAACGTGTCGAAACAAAGGAATCGTCGCCCAACCAGTGGGTACTGCGTGGCTACCAACACGAAATCCGCAACGAAGACGATTTCCCAAACGTGCCATCGTTCATCTATGACGAGAAAGGCTCGCGCGGACGCATCTGCCTCGTCGGCGAAAAGGCCGTCTGGAACAAAGATGGCAAAGAAGTCGTCGGCGAACCGTTGATCACCAAAGAAGAGTTCAAAGAACTGATGAAAGTCGACGAGTGGAACGATGTGGTCATCATTGCCAAAGGCAACCATATTCAACACTACCTCAACGGCCGTTTGGTTCTTGACTTCACCGACAATCACCCTGAAAAGTCATTCGCCAAAGGTCATCTAGGTCTTCAGCTTCACGCCGGTAAACCGATGTGGACTGAATTCAAAAACATCCGCTTGCGAACCCTGTAA
- a CDS encoding P-II family nitrogen regulator, translating to MKLIIAIIQPSKLDAVKEALTEVDVHRLTVLDCQGFGRQKGQTGNYRGTEFSVNLLRKVQLQIAVNEEFVRPTIEAILAGGRSGDSGEIGDGKIFVLPMDECIRIRTGERGSEAI from the coding sequence GTGAAGCTCATCATCGCTATCATCCAGCCTTCAAAGCTTGACGCCGTCAAAGAAGCCCTGACCGAAGTCGACGTTCATCGTCTGACCGTCTTGGATTGCCAAGGGTTCGGCCGCCAGAAAGGACAAACCGGCAACTATCGCGGCACCGAGTTCAGCGTCAACTTGCTGCGAAAAGTCCAATTGCAAATTGCGGTCAACGAGGAATTCGTTCGCCCAACGATCGAAGCCATCTTGGCTGGTGGTCGCAGCGGAGATTCCGGAGAGATCGGCGATGGCAAGATCTTCGTCTTGCCCATGGATGAATGCATCCGAATTCGCACCGGTGAGCGTGGAAGCGAAGCGATCTAA
- a CDS encoding preprotein translocase subunit SecA, whose product MLGTHNHIANYRTVIGRPKRNVCSKNSSTLRQIHLIRHRGEQLQSLSSAEFAECAKRLRPQVRELADTTVVSNVIESFALTGEALRRTTGMEYYDVQLLGGLALSAGTIAEIQTGEGKTITTALPAVLYGWTGKGVHVATTNDYLSKRDFDTLVDVYKLLGLTAGLLVSQSPLKQKQEAYACDITYGPGYEFGFDFLRDQLAVRSQYDQRLGSDMLRKLHGRPSLNSERMQRGHFMAIVDEADSVLIDEANTPLVLSGGKSSVSTSADLHHFANSIAKSLELAVDFEIDPTSRRINLTECGQNKVRQAWKLRPEGILSRPLSEMVINALRAQHLLRRDIDYVIQADEVVLVDANTGRLHEERKWSNGLHQAVEAKEQVQITDENETHARITRQRYTSLYQRVAGLTGTATGSEDELKRFYALPVVRIETHRPNARTNIAPRFFSDFKSKVFAITSDVLTRSLQGQPVLIGTASIAESQQISEQLGHANIPHVLLNGLQNDEEALIISRAGQAGAVTVATNMAGRGTDIKLDDQALAAGGLHVIATNHSHSSRIDRQLIGRAARQGAPGSCQFFIAADDVFIKKHSPALAEQMIATASSSGECNRDFSAAVIKLQKQVEEIELQRREQMVQHDRWAESVQSSFAGRGN is encoded by the coding sequence ATGTTAGGGACACACAACCACATCGCGAACTACCGGACTGTTATCGGACGTCCGAAACGCAACGTGTGTTCCAAGAACTCAAGCACGCTACGTCAGATTCACCTCATCCGACATCGTGGCGAACAACTGCAGAGCCTTTCATCGGCTGAGTTTGCAGAGTGTGCAAAACGACTCCGCCCGCAAGTCCGCGAACTCGCGGACACGACCGTCGTTTCCAATGTGATTGAATCGTTCGCGCTCACTGGTGAGGCACTACGGCGAACGACGGGCATGGAATACTACGATGTGCAGCTGCTTGGCGGATTGGCTCTATCGGCAGGTACGATCGCCGAAATCCAAACGGGCGAAGGCAAGACGATCACGACCGCATTGCCAGCGGTGCTTTATGGCTGGACCGGAAAAGGCGTTCATGTCGCCACGACTAACGACTACCTTTCCAAACGTGACTTCGACACGCTTGTGGATGTTTACAAGCTATTGGGTCTAACCGCAGGCTTGCTTGTTTCTCAAAGCCCACTGAAACAAAAGCAAGAAGCTTACGCCTGTGATATCACTTATGGCCCGGGCTACGAATTTGGATTCGATTTCCTGCGAGACCAACTCGCAGTACGATCACAATACGACCAGCGACTTGGCAGCGACATGCTTCGAAAACTGCATGGCCGACCAAGTTTGAATTCGGAACGGATGCAGCGCGGTCACTTCATGGCGATCGTTGACGAAGCGGACAGTGTCCTGATCGATGAAGCCAACACGCCGCTGGTGCTGAGCGGTGGAAAGTCAAGCGTTTCGACCTCCGCAGATCTACACCACTTCGCCAATTCGATTGCAAAGTCGCTCGAGCTTGCGGTGGACTTTGAAATCGACCCCACTTCTCGGCGAATCAACTTGACCGAGTGCGGTCAGAACAAAGTTCGCCAAGCTTGGAAACTGCGGCCCGAAGGGATTCTCTCACGGCCGCTATCCGAAATGGTTATCAATGCCCTGCGCGCCCAGCATTTGCTTCGACGAGACATCGACTACGTGATCCAAGCCGACGAAGTTGTGCTGGTCGATGCGAACACGGGCAGGCTCCACGAAGAACGGAAGTGGAGCAATGGCCTGCACCAAGCCGTCGAAGCCAAGGAACAGGTGCAGATCACCGACGAAAATGAAACCCATGCGCGGATTACAAGGCAACGCTACACAAGCCTTTACCAACGTGTCGCCGGCCTGACAGGCACTGCCACGGGCAGCGAAGACGAACTGAAACGGTTCTATGCGTTACCTGTGGTCAGAATCGAGACGCATCGCCCAAACGCACGAACCAATATTGCCCCAAGGTTCTTCAGCGACTTTAAATCCAAAGTGTTCGCGATCACCTCAGACGTGCTAACCCGGTCACTGCAAGGCCAGCCAGTGCTGATTGGCACCGCATCCATTGCCGAAAGCCAACAGATCTCCGAACAACTTGGTCACGCTAACATTCCACATGTATTACTTAACGGACTTCAAAATGACGAGGAAGCGTTGATCATTTCGCGGGCAGGCCAAGCCGGCGCGGTAACCGTCGCAACCAACATGGCCGGACGCGGGACGGACATCAAGCTGGACGACCAGGCACTAGCAGCCGGCGGGCTTCACGTCATTGCAACAAACCATAGCCACAGCTCACGGATCGATCGTCAATTGATTGGACGAGCGGCAAGACAAGGGGCCCCTGGCAGTTGCCAATTCTTCATCGCGGCCGACGACGTCTTTATCAAAAAGCATTCACCCGCTCTCGCCGAGCAGATGATCGCCACCGCTAGCTCCTCAGGTGAATGCAATCGAGACTTCTCTGCAGCGGTAATCAAACTTCAAAAGCAAGTAGAAGAGATCGAGCTACAGCGGCGCGAACAAATGGTGCAGCACGATCGTTGGGCCGAATCGGTTCAAAGCTCTTTTGCCGGACGCGGCAATTGA